One Streptomyces sp. V4I8 genomic window carries:
- the greA gene encoding transcription elongation factor GreA has translation MTQTSENVTWLTQEAYNQLKAELEYLSGPARTEIAAKIAAAREEGDLRENGGYHAAKEEQGKQELRVRQLTQLLENAKVGEAPASADGAVAPGMVVTIAFDGDEDDTMTFLLASREYASSDVETYSPQSPLGSGVIGHKVGEDAEYELPNGKTASVKILKAEPYNG, from the coding sequence GTGACCCAGACCAGCGAGAACGTCACCTGGCTGACCCAGGAGGCGTACAACCAGCTCAAGGCCGAGCTGGAGTACCTGTCTGGTCCTGCGCGCACGGAGATCGCCGCCAAGATCGCGGCCGCGCGCGAGGAGGGCGACCTGCGCGAGAACGGCGGGTACCACGCGGCCAAGGAGGAGCAGGGCAAGCAGGAGCTCCGAGTGCGCCAGCTGACCCAGCTCCTGGAGAACGCCAAGGTCGGCGAGGCGCCGGCGTCGGCGGACGGCGCGGTGGCGCCCGGCATGGTCGTGACGATCGCCTTCGACGGTGACGAGGACGACACGATGACCTTCCTGCTCGCCTCGCGCGAGTACGCGAGCTCCGACGTCGAGACGTACTCGCCGCAGTCCCCGCTGGGCTCCGGCGTGATCGGCCACAAGGTCGGCGAGGACGCCGAGTACGAGCTGCCGAACGGCAAGACGGCCTCGGTGAAGATCCTCAAGGCCGAGCCCTACAACGGCTGA
- a CDS encoding DUF4307 domain-containing protein — translation MSTASTRLPESRYGRSSDERADRTLKVVGAVLGAVLLALIGYFAYHYVGQNKISAEVIEFNAGKDSVKVHLEVRKDAGASGYCTLRSQAESGAEVGRADFRFDGDATRIDKVVTLRTTSQGTTAELLGCHAD, via the coding sequence ATGAGTACGGCGAGCACGCGACTGCCCGAGAGCCGCTACGGCCGCTCCTCGGACGAGCGCGCCGACCGCACGCTCAAGGTCGTCGGCGCGGTCCTCGGGGCGGTACTGCTGGCGCTGATCGGCTACTTCGCCTATCACTACGTCGGCCAGAACAAGATCAGCGCCGAGGTCATCGAGTTCAACGCCGGCAAGGACTCGGTGAAGGTGCATCTGGAGGTCCGCAAGGACGCCGGCGCCTCCGGCTACTGCACGCTGCGCTCCCAGGCGGAGAGCGGCGCCGAGGTCGGCCGGGCCGACTTCCGCTTCGACGGCGACGCCACGCGGATCGACAAGGTCGTCACGCTGCGTACGACGTCCCAGGGAACGACGGCCGAGCTGCTCGGCTGCCACGCGGACTGA